Proteins found in one Pseudoxanthomonas sp. SL93 genomic segment:
- a CDS encoding MATE family efflux transporter, whose product MSSPALLSPPFRKEVRATATLALPLVLGHVSTGLIGFVDNVIAGHHGTQTLASVTVGTALLWLPMMVPIGTLISLTASVSQLDGANRRDEIAPLFRQALWLALGLGLLMFAFLSAAPLALASFGIAPEIIPGATAFLHGIRWGVPALTLYFCMRYLSEGMHWTLPTMLIGFGGLFVLGPVGYVLTFGKLGFPAMGAGGLGIASALTMWLQATTFAVYLWNTKRFAHLQLFAHFEWPRRAPIAQLLRTGLPIGITVLMEGSLFIVTALLIARLGALPAAAHQIAINVSALCFMIPMGVAEATTVRVGHALGSGERDGIRRAAHAGYAIVLATQALSALFLLLGHDLVVSLYTDDLAVAALAGTLLLYAAAFQFPDGIQVLSAGALRGLKDTRVPMWLAAVSYWGLGMPLGAGLGLGLGWGPQGMWLGLILGLTAAAVLLGWRFERSSRRPPASLSLERA is encoded by the coding sequence ATGTCGTCCCCTGCCCTGCTGTCCCCGCCCTTCCGCAAGGAAGTGCGCGCCACGGCCACCCTTGCATTACCCCTGGTCCTGGGCCACGTGTCCACCGGCCTCATCGGCTTCGTCGACAACGTCATCGCCGGCCACCACGGCACGCAGACGCTGGCCTCGGTGACGGTGGGCACCGCGCTGCTGTGGCTGCCGATGATGGTGCCGATCGGCACGCTGATCTCGCTGACCGCCTCGGTGTCGCAGCTCGATGGCGCCAACCGCCGCGACGAGATCGCGCCGCTGTTCCGCCAGGCGCTGTGGCTGGCCCTGGGGTTGGGACTGCTGATGTTCGCCTTCCTCAGCGCCGCGCCGCTTGCGCTGGCGTCGTTCGGCATCGCGCCGGAGATCATCCCGGGCGCGACCGCCTTCCTGCACGGCATCCGCTGGGGCGTGCCGGCGCTGACGCTGTACTTCTGCATGCGCTACCTGAGCGAAGGCATGCACTGGACGCTGCCGACCATGCTGATCGGTTTCGGCGGGCTGTTCGTGCTCGGGCCGGTGGGCTACGTGCTGACGTTCGGCAAGCTCGGCTTCCCGGCGATGGGTGCGGGCGGGCTGGGCATCGCGTCGGCCCTCACCATGTGGCTGCAGGCAACGACCTTCGCGGTCTACCTGTGGAATACCAAGCGCTTCGCGCACCTGCAGCTGTTCGCGCATTTCGAATGGCCGCGCCGTGCGCCGATCGCCCAGCTGCTGCGCACCGGCCTGCCCATCGGCATCACCGTGCTGATGGAAGGCAGCCTGTTCATCGTCACCGCGCTGCTGATCGCGCGCCTGGGCGCGTTGCCGGCGGCGGCGCACCAGATCGCCATCAACGTCTCGGCGCTGTGCTTCATGATCCCGATGGGCGTGGCCGAGGCCACCACCGTGCGCGTGGGCCACGCGCTGGGCTCGGGCGAACGCGACGGCATCCGCCGCGCGGCGCACGCCGGCTACGCCATCGTGCTGGCCACGCAGGCGCTGTCGGCGCTGTTCCTGCTGCTGGGCCATGACCTGGTGGTGTCGCTGTATACCGACGACCTGGCCGTGGCCGCCCTGGCCGGCACGCTGCTGCTGTACGCGGCGGCCTTCCAGTTTCCGGACGGCATCCAGGTGCTGTCGGCCGGCGCGCTGCGCGGCCTGAAGGACACCCGCGTGCCCATGTGGCTGGCGGCGGTATCGTACTGGGGCCTGGGCATGCCGCTGGGCGCCGGACTGGGGCTGGGCCTGGGCTGGGGCCCGCAGGGCATGTGGCTGGGACTGATCCTGGGCCTGACCGCCGCCGCCGTGCTGCTGGGCTGGCGCTTCGAGCGCAGCAGCCGGCGCCCGCCCGCATCCCTGTCGCTTGAACGCGCGTAG
- the sppA gene encoding signal peptide peptidase SppA yields MNQVVRRGPIATFFVGLWDVMNFTRKLVLNLIFFGLLFLLLILFVVAVGSGGGVQPLTERTTFVLAPEGRLVEQFTADPATRALAKALGDKSAEEVQLRDLLRAIEGAQNDKNIERMLLRVDELQPTGYASLREVAAALAKFRASGKQIVAFGENMTQAQYLLAAQANEVYIDPMGSLLLEGLGRYRQYYRQGLQEKLGVDVHVFKVGEYKSAVEPYVLDAASKEAKEADLYWMNDVWQRFLADIAKARKTTPEALAAGIDTLPEGVAAAGGDLAKYALQQKLVDGLKTQEEVENLLIERGVADEDSETGFRHVTLGGYLLQLDGKRMPLDKRPQVAVVVAEGEITDGDQPAGRVGGLSTSALLREARDDDDVKAVVLRVDSPGGGVFASEQIRREVAELKKAGKPVVVSMGDLAASGGYWISMNADRIYADPSTITGSIGIFGMIPTVPRTLEKIGVRTDGVGTTRFAGAFDITRPLDPAVGQVIQSVIDKGYADFTGKVADARKKPVEEIDAVARGRVWSGAQAKERALVDELGGLDAALADAAKRARLGDADAYRVRYIEKMSSPFSQFMSGFASSRLGAAWLKDSGFARGLLARSLPEMDAQLRFVDEAVNNRHGAPVKTLAYCFCGF; encoded by the coding sequence ATGAACCAAGTCGTCCGTCGCGGCCCCATCGCCACCTTCTTCGTCGGCCTGTGGGATGTGATGAATTTCACCCGCAAGCTGGTGCTGAACCTGATCTTCTTCGGGCTGCTGTTCCTGTTGCTGATCCTCTTCGTGGTCGCGGTGGGCAGTGGCGGCGGCGTGCAGCCGCTGACCGAGCGCACCACCTTCGTGCTGGCGCCGGAAGGCCGCCTGGTGGAGCAGTTCACCGCCGACCCGGCCACGCGCGCGCTGGCCAAGGCGCTGGGCGACAAGAGCGCCGAGGAAGTGCAGCTGCGCGACCTGCTGCGGGCCATCGAGGGCGCGCAGAATGACAAGAACATCGAACGCATGCTGCTGCGCGTGGACGAGCTGCAGCCCACCGGCTACGCCTCGCTGCGCGAAGTCGCCGCCGCGCTGGCGAAGTTCCGCGCCTCGGGCAAGCAGATCGTCGCGTTCGGCGAGAACATGACCCAGGCGCAGTACCTGCTGGCCGCACAGGCCAACGAGGTCTACATCGACCCGATGGGCAGCCTGCTGCTGGAAGGCCTGGGGCGCTACCGCCAGTACTACCGCCAGGGCCTGCAGGAAAAGCTCGGCGTGGACGTGCACGTGTTCAAGGTGGGCGAATACAAGTCCGCCGTCGAACCCTATGTGCTGGACGCCGCCTCCAAGGAAGCCAAGGAAGCCGACCTGTACTGGATGAACGACGTCTGGCAGCGCTTCCTCGCCGACATCGCCAAGGCCCGCAAGACCACGCCCGAAGCCCTCGCGGCCGGCATCGACACGCTGCCCGAAGGCGTGGCCGCCGCCGGCGGCGACCTGGCCAAGTACGCCCTGCAGCAGAAGCTGGTGGACGGCCTGAAGACGCAGGAAGAAGTGGAAAACCTGCTGATCGAGCGCGGCGTGGCCGATGAGGATTCCGAGACCGGCTTCCGCCACGTCACCCTCGGCGGCTACCTGCTGCAGCTGGATGGCAAGCGCATGCCGCTGGACAAGCGCCCGCAGGTCGCCGTGGTGGTGGCCGAAGGCGAAATCACCGACGGCGACCAGCCGGCCGGCCGCGTCGGTGGCCTGTCCACCTCGGCGCTGCTGCGCGAGGCACGCGACGACGATGACGTGAAGGCCGTCGTGCTGCGCGTGGATTCGCCGGGTGGCGGCGTGTTCGCCTCCGAGCAGATCCGCCGCGAAGTGGCCGAGCTGAAGAAGGCCGGCAAGCCCGTCGTCGTGTCGATGGGTGACCTGGCCGCGTCCGGCGGTTACTGGATCAGCATGAATGCCGACCGCATCTACGCCGACCCGTCCACCATCACCGGTTCCATCGGCATCTTCGGCATGATCCCCACCGTGCCGCGCACGCTGGAGAAGATCGGCGTGCGTACCGACGGCGTGGGCACCACCCGCTTCGCCGGCGCGTTCGACATCACCCGTCCGCTGGACCCGGCCGTGGGCCAGGTGATCCAGTCGGTGATCGACAAGGGCTATGCGGATTTCACCGGCAAGGTCGCCGACGCGCGCAAGAAGCCGGTCGAAGAGATCGACGCCGTGGCGCGTGGCCGCGTGTGGAGCGGTGCGCAGGCCAAGGAACGCGCGCTGGTCGACGAGCTGGGTGGCCTGGACGCCGCGCTGGCCGACGCCGCCAAGCGCGCCAGGCTGGGCGATGCGGACGCCTACCGCGTGCGCTACATCGAGAAGATGAGCTCGCCGTTCTCGCAGTTCATGTCCGGCTTCGCCAGCAGCCGCCTCGGTGCGGCATGGCTGAAGGATTCCGGCTTCGCCCGCGGCCTGCTGGCCCGCAGCCTGCCGGAGATGGACGCGCAGCTGCGCTTCGTCGACGAAGCGGTCAACAACCGCCACGGCGCGCCGGTGAAGACGCTCGCGTACTGCTTCTGCGGCTTCTGA
- a CDS encoding SDR family oxidoreductase, with product MSANRWRLDGQRALVTGASAGIGLAITRELLGFGAAVLMVARDADALEDARHDLGEEFPESEIGILAADVADDEDRRAILDWVEDHPDGLNILVNNAGGNITRAAVDYTEDEWRGIFETNLFSAFELARYAHPLLTRHAASSIVNVGSVSGITAVRSGAPYGMTKAALHQLTRNLAAEWAEDGVRVNAVAPWYIRTRRTSGPLSDPDYYDEVVARTPMGRIGEPEEVAAAVGFLCLPAASYITGECIAVDGGFLRYGF from the coding sequence GTGTCGGCGAACCGTTGGCGTCTGGACGGACAACGTGCCCTGGTCACCGGCGCCAGCGCCGGCATCGGCCTGGCCATCACGCGCGAGTTGCTGGGATTCGGCGCCGCCGTGCTGATGGTGGCGCGCGACGCCGATGCGCTGGAAGACGCACGGCACGACCTGGGCGAGGAATTCCCCGAGAGCGAGATCGGCATCCTGGCCGCCGATGTCGCCGACGACGAGGATCGCCGCGCCATCCTCGACTGGGTGGAAGACCACCCCGACGGCCTCAACATCCTGGTCAACAATGCCGGCGGCAACATCACCCGTGCCGCGGTGGACTACACCGAGGACGAGTGGCGCGGCATCTTCGAGACCAACCTGTTCTCGGCGTTCGAACTGGCGCGCTATGCGCATCCGCTGCTGACGCGCCATGCCGCATCCAGCATCGTCAACGTGGGCAGCGTGTCGGGCATCACCGCCGTGCGCAGCGGCGCGCCGTACGGCATGACCAAGGCCGCGCTGCACCAGCTGACCCGCAACCTGGCCGCGGAGTGGGCCGAGGACGGCGTGCGCGTGAATGCGGTCGCGCCGTGGTACATCCGCACGCGCCGCACTTCCGGCCCGCTGTCGGACCCGGACTACTACGACGAAGTGGTGGCGCGCACGCCGATGGGCCGCATCGGCGAGCCCGAGGAAGTCGCCGCCGCCGTCGGTTTCCTGTGCCTGCCCGCCGCCAGCTACATCACCGGCGAATGCATCGCGGTGGATGGCGGTTTCCTGCGGTACGGGTTCTGA